A genomic region of Phragmites australis chromosome 2, lpPhrAust1.1, whole genome shotgun sequence contains the following coding sequences:
- the LOC133906398 gene encoding uncharacterized protein LOC133906398 produces MAFRMLAYNAPADSLDECLQLGESTIIESMRWFVHVIIEISGDEYLRSPNEEDIACLLTINERRGFLGMLGSIDCMHWRWKNYPTVWSGYFTGHVNASTIILEVVASEDLWIWHAFFTMLGPLNDNNVLHCSHLFDNLATCEPPRYNTLLMDTITP; encoded by the coding sequence ATGGCATTCCGTATGCTAGCATACAATGCTCCTGCTGATTCTCTGGATGAGTGCCTCCAGCTTGGAGAGAGCACCATCATTGAGAGCATGAGGTGGTTTGTTCATGTCATCATCGAGATATCCGGCGATGAGTACCTCCGTTCTCCGAACGAGGAGGACATTGCTTGCTTGCTTACTATCAACGAGCGAAGAGGGTTCCTCGGGATGCTGGGAAGCATTGACTGCatgcattggaggtggaagaactatCCGACTGTGTGGTCAGGTTATTTCACCGGCCATGTCAACGCATCGACGATCATTCTAGAGGTGGTGGCGTCGGAGGACCtgtggatttggcatgccttcttcACAATGCTAGGTCCTCTGAACGACAACAATGTTCTGCACTGCTCACATCTCTTCGATAATCTTGCCACTTGTGAGCCCCCAAGGTACAATACTCTATTAATGGACACCATTACACCATAG
- the LOC133908585 gene encoding WD-40 repeat-containing protein MSI4-like, translating into MKERGSSRAAVDERYAQWKSLIPVLYDWFANHNLVWPSLSCRWGPQFEKATYKNRQRLYLSEQTDGSMPNTLVIANCEVVKPRVAAAEHISQFNEEARSPFVKKYKTIVHPGEVNRIRELPQNSKIIATHTDSPDVLIWDVEAQPNRHAVLGATESRPDLILTGHQENAEFALAMCPAEPYVLSGGKDKSVVLWSIQDHISALGDSSKTEASPGASGSKQSGKTANEKDSPKVDPRGVFHGHDSTVEDVQFCPSSAQEFCSVGDDACLILWDARTGTGPAVKVEKAHSGDVHCVDWNPLDVNYILTGSADNSVRMWDRRNLGTGGAGSPIHKFEGHKAAVLCVQWSPDKASVFGSSAEDGFLNVWDHEKVGKKKNTNSPAALFFQHAGHRDKIVDFHWNSSDPWTIVSVSDDGESTGGGGTLQIWRMSDLIYRPEEEVLTELENFKSHLASCTPRT; encoded by the exons ATGAAGGAGAGGGGTTCGTCGAGGGCGGCGGTGGACGAGCGCTACGCGCAGTGGAAGTCGCTCATCCCAGTCCTCTACGACTGGTTCGCCAACCACAACCTCGTCTGGCCGTCCCTCTCCTGCCG GTGGGGTCCGCAGTTTGAGAAAGCTACCTACAAGAATCGTCAGCGCCTTTACCTATCTGAGCAG ACTGATGGGAGCATGCCTAATACTCTGGTCATCGCAAATTGTGAAGTCGTCAAACCAAGGGTTGCAGCTGCGGAGCATATCTCGCAG TTTAATGAGGAAGCACGATCACCTTTTGTGAAGAAGTATAAGACTATAGTTCATCCGGGCGAG GTTAACAGAATCAGGGAGCTTCCGCAGAACAGTAAGATCATAGCCACTCACACCGACAGTCCAGAT GTACTTATTTGGGATGTTGAGGCCCAACCAAACAGACATGCTGTCCTTGGAGCAACTGAATCTCGCCCTGATTTG ATTTTAACGGGACATCAGGAAAATGCTGAATTTGCGCTTGCCATGTGTCCGGCAGAACCATATGTACTATCTGGAG GAAAGGACAAGTCTGTCGTCCTGTGGAGCATCCAAGACCACATATCTGCCCTTGGGGATTCCTCAAAAACAGAGGCTTCCCCTGGAGCATCAGGCAGCAAGCAGTCTGGTAAAACTGCAAATGAAAAGGATAGTCCTAAAGTCGATCCTCGAGGTGTATTCCATGGCCATGACAGCACTGTTGAAGATGTTCAGTTCTGCCCTTCTAG CGCACAGGAGTTCTGTAGTGTGGGTGATGATGCTTGTCTTATTCTCTGGGATGCTCGGACTGGTACTGGCCCAGCTGTTAAG GTTGAGAAAGCACACAGTGGAGACGTTCATTGTGTTGATTGGAACCCCCTTGATGTTAACTATATCTTAACCGG TTCTGCTGATAACTCTGTCCGTATGTGGGATCGGCGAAATCTGGGTACTGGAGGAGCTGGTTCACCAATTCACAAATTTGAGGGTCATAAAGCTGCTGTTCTTTGTGTTCAG TGGTCACCTGACAAAGCATCTGTTTTTGGAAGCTCTGCGGAAGATGGTTTCTTAAATGTTTGGGATCATGAGAAG GTCggaaagaagaaaaatacaaaTTCACCAGCTGCGCTTTTCTTTCAACATGCTGGTCATAG GGATAAGATTGTAGACTTCCACTGGAATTCATCGGATCCTTGGACGATTGTGAGTGTCTCTGATGATGGTGAGAGCACTGGTGGAGGTGGAACATTGCAG ATATGGCGCATGAGTGATTTGATCTACCGCCCAGAGGAGGAAGTTCTTACGGAGCTGGAGAATTTCAAATCTCACTTGGCCAGCTGCACTCCGAGGACTTGA